In one window of Astyanax mexicanus isolate ESR-SI-001 chromosome 18, AstMex3_surface, whole genome shotgun sequence DNA:
- the LOC103046740 gene encoding chemerin-like receptor 1, whose product MNETDDLYNESITNSTEITETNHLLNLRVFLHAVICVLGVLGNTLVIFVTGFRVKKTVDTVMFLNLAVADFLFTFFLIFNITYLAKDFDWPFGEFMCKAYSLVSVVNMYASIFLLTAISVDRCLSTWVVVWVQNMRTIFKARMTCVVIWLTSICLSLPYFIYRKTHFNQTENITSCFLDLPETSRLTIYKSLIVFRFVVGFLVPIIIITGSYVAIGVRIRRLRHKTLKPLRTILAVILAFFFCWLPFHIYWFIDLWANETKGKDENMDLDDFKKVLDVVGPLVTGLAFLNSCLNPFLYVFMCKEYKTKLKQSVLLVLESAFAEEHLFLLVSQYSLSHRKSHSQNVPDTEDTQCSADKT is encoded by the exons ATGA ATGAAACAGATGATCTGTACAATGAGAGCATCACAAACAGCACTGAGATCACCGAAACCAATCACCTGCTGAACCTTAGGGTGTTCCTCCACGCTGTGATATGTGTGCTTGGTGTTTTGGGGAACACGCTGGTGATTTTTGTGACAGGATTCAGAGTGAAGAAAACGGTGGACACGGTTATGTTTCTGAACTTAGCAGTGGCTGACTTTCTCTTCACGTTTTTCCTGATCTTTAACATCACATACTTGGCCAAAGACTTTGACTGGCCTTTCGGTGAATTCATGTGCAAGGCTTACAGCTTGGTGTCTGTGGTTAATATGTACGCAAGCATCTTCCTGCTGACAGCCATCAGCGTAGACCGCTGCCTGTCCACGTGGGTGGTCGTGTGGGTCCAAAACATGAGAACCATCTTCAAAGCCAGAATGACCTGCGTCGTCATATGGTTAACATCAATCTGCCTTAGCCTTCCCTACTTCATCtacaggaaaacacattttaatcaaacaGAAAATATAACAAGTTGCTTCCTAGACCTTCCAGAGACCTCAAGATTAACCATTTACAAATCCCTGATAGTTTTCCGCTTTGTGGTGGGTTTCCTCGTTCCCATCATTATAATCACAGGTTCTTACGTGGCCATCGGTGTACGCATCAGACGTCTCAGACATAAGACACTAAAGCCCCTTAGAACAATACTGGCTGTGATCTTAGCCTTCTTCTTCTGTTGGCTTCCCTTTCACATTTACTGGTTTATTGACTTATGGGCTAATGAAACAAAGGGAAAGGATGAAAACATGGACCTTGACGATTTCAAGAAGGTTTTAGATGTTGTAGGCCCCTTGGTCACCGGCCTAGCCTTCTTAAACAGCTGCCTGAATCCCTTCCTGTATGTGTTCATGTGTAAAGAGTACAAAACTAAGCTTAAGCAGTCTGTGCTGTTGGTGCTTGAAAGCGCCTTTGCTGAGGAACACTTGTTCTTACTGGTGTCTCAGTATTCCCTTTCCCATCGCAAATCCCATTCCCAGAATGTTCCAGACACAGAAGATACTCAGTGTTCGGCAGATAAAACATAG